CAGCCTTCCCCTGGCCCAACCGAGAACCCCCCACACCCCCCTTCACCCCCACCCCCACACCCGCCGACGCCGCTCAGCCCCCACAGGGACCGCCCGCCCCCGCACTCGCCGACGCCGCTCAGCCCCCACAGGGACCGCCCGCCCCCGCACTCGCCGACGGCGCGCAGCCCCCACAGGGACCGCCCGCCCGCGCCTCCGCACTCGCCGATGGCGCGCAGCCCCCACAGGGACCGCCCGCCCCTGCCCCCGCACTCGCCGACGGCGCACAGCCCCCACAGGGACCGCCCGCCCCCGCACTCGCCGACGGCGCGCAGCCCCCACAGAGGCCACCCGCACCCACCCCCACCACCGCCGACGGCGCGCAGCCCCCACAGGGTCCACCCGCCCCTGCCCCCGCACTCGCCGACGGCGCGCAGCCCCCACAGGGGCCACCCGCACCCGACTACGAAAGTCGCACGGGTGGTGCGGGTGGGAATCCGATCCGGGCCGAAGGCCCGGTGCCCACCCACAACGCCTCCTCAGAGGCACACGGCGGCATCTCCCTCATCCGCTCAGAAGCCGTCACCGAACAACGCCCCCTCCCCCCACCAACCCCCCACCGCACCCGCACCCGCACCCGCACCCGCCTCATCACCGTCGCGGCCCTCACCACAGCCGCCGCGGTGACCACCACCCTGCTCCTCCTGAACGCCAACTCACCCGACACCAAAGACGAGTCACAAGGCACCCCCACCTCGTCCACCCCCACCTCGACCGCCCCCACCTCCCCACCCCCCACGGTCGAAGGCACCTCAAGGCCCCAGTCCCTCCCACCTGGCGCCCACCGGGAAGCCGGCGGCTTCGCCTGGGCAACTCCCAAGGACTGGCGCAGAGATGTGAAGACGGGCGCGGAGGTGCACTACACGTCACCCGACGGCACCCAGGAGCTCGCCGCGAAGTCCTCCCTCGCCCGCGGCGACCTGATGGACACCTGGAAGACCTCGGAACAGAACGCCCACCAGGGCCAGGGCTACCGGAAGATCCGCTTGGAGGACACGGAGTTCAAGGGCCACCCGGCGGTGGTCTGGGAGTACACCTTCACGCTCAAGGGCGTCCCCTGGCACGCCCGCCTGCTCGGCTTCAACGCGGACGGCAAGTCGTACCAGGTGAACACGTGGTACCAGCCGCAGACGGAGACGCAGGCGCTCAAGACGTACGAGAAGGTCAAAAACAGCTTCACGGTGCTGTAGACAAACCACAGCACCGTGAAACCCGCAGCACCCTGAGGTGCCTCAGCCTCAGCCTCAACCCACCTTGATCTTGTCCTGCACCTCGGACCCACCGACGACGTCCGAACGCCGGCCCCGCACCCGCTCCTTGACCACGGCGACACCCAGCACGAACGCCGCGACGAGCAAGGACAGCAGCACGGTCGTACGCCCGCTGCTCGCCCCCTCGGTGTCGGTCAGCATGTAACCGAGCACGAAGACGATCAACCCGGCCGTGGCCCAGGTCAGATACGGGTACAGCCACATCTTCACGACCAGCTTCTCCGGCTCCTCGGCCTGGATGATCTTCCGCATCCGCAGCTGCGAGAAGCAGATGACCAGCCACACGAACAGCGCGACCGCACCGGAGGAGTTGACGAGGAAGAGGAAGATCGTGTCGGGGGAGAGGTAGTTGAAGAACACGGCGACGAAACCGAAGAGCACGGACGCGAGAATCGCGGCCATGGGCACGCCCCGCGCGTTCGTGCGCGCGAACACCTTCGGCGCGTCTCCCCGCTCGCCGAGCGAGAAGGCCATGCGCGAGGCCGTGTAGAGCCCGGAGTTGAGACAGGACAGCACCGAGGTCAGCACGATGAAGTTCATGATCTGACCGGCGTGCGCGATCCCGAGCGAGTCGAGGGCGGCGACGTACGAGCCGGACTCCTTGATGGACGGGTCGTCCCACGGCAGCAGCGTCACGACGACGAAGATCGAGCCGAGGTAGAAGACGCCGATCCGCCAGATGATGCTGTTGGTCGACTTGGTGACAGCCCGCTGCGGGTTCTCGGACTCGCCGGCGGCCAGCGTGGCGATCTCACTGCCCATGAAGGAGAAGACGACGAGCAGCACGCCGGTGAGGATGGCGCCGGGCCCGTGGGGCAGGAAGCCGCCGTGGTCGCTGAGGTTGCCGAGCCCCGCCTTGTCGGCGTCGACCCCCGGCAGCACACCGAAGACCGCGAGCCCGCCGATGATGATGAAGGCGCCGATGGCGACGACCTTGATCCCGGCGAACCAGAACTCGAACTCGCCGTAGGAGCCCACGGAGACCAGGTTGGTGGCGGTCAGCACCACCATCACGATGAGCGCCCACCCCCACTGCGGGACGGCGGGTATCCACCCTTCGAGGATCTTGGCACCGGCGGTGGCCTCCACCGCGAGCACGACGACCCAGAAGAACCAGTAGAGCCAGCCGATGGAGAAGCCGGCC
This DNA window, taken from Streptomyces sp. NBC_00663, encodes the following:
- a CDS encoding protein kinase domain-containing protein; translated protein: MGRVWRAADEILDRLVAVKEMRIDGLDAEDARTRRERTLREARATARIDHPNVVRVYDVVDEGERLWIVMELVVGRSLERMMVEDGPLGPLEAARIGIGLVTALRQVHARGVLHRDIKPGNVLVETTGHRVVLTDFGIAAIQDAKALTMVGMLVGSPDYMAPERIAGRPQGPPSDIWSLGATLCAALAGHSPFSRDTTLATLHAVLYEEPQLPTTAGALRGILAALLEKEPELRPGLDEVEEALRLVAFPAPTPTVQVGPDPEPPNHPEDAPPPTPHPDPPTPAFPWPNREPPTPPFTPTPTPADAAQPPQGPPAPALADAAQPPQGPPAPALADGAQPPQGPPARASALADGAQPPQGPPAPAPALADGAQPPQGPPAPALADGAQPPQRPPAPTPTTADGAQPPQGPPAPAPALADGAQPPQGPPAPDYESRTGGAGGNPIRAEGPVPTHNASSEAHGGISLIRSEAVTEQRPLPPPTPHRTRTRTRTRLITVAALTTAAAVTTTLLLLNANSPDTKDESQGTPTSSTPTSTAPTSPPPTVEGTSRPQSLPPGAHREAGGFAWATPKDWRRDVKTGAEVHYTSPDGTQELAAKSSLARGDLMDTWKTSEQNAHQGQGYRKIRLEDTEFKGHPAVVWEYTFTLKGVPWHARLLGFNADGKSYQVNTWYQPQTETQALKTYEKVKNSFTVL
- a CDS encoding amino acid permease, whose protein sequence is MTGLQAGLKNRHLSMIAIGGVIGAGLFVGSSSGIATAGPGILLSYALVGTLVVLVMRMLGEMSAANPTSGSFSAHADRALGRWAGFSIGWLYWFFWVVVLAVEATAGAKILEGWIPAVPQWGWALIVMVVLTATNLVSVGSYGEFEFWFAGIKVVAIGAFIIIGGLAVFGVLPGVDADKAGLGNLSDHGGFLPHGPGAILTGVLLVVFSFMGSEIATLAAGESENPQRAVTKSTNSIIWRIGVFYLGSIFVVVTLLPWDDPSIKESGSYVAALDSLGIAHAGQIMNFIVLTSVLSCLNSGLYTASRMAFSLGERGDAPKVFARTNARGVPMAAILASVLFGFVAVFFNYLSPDTIFLFLVNSSGAVALFVWLVICFSQLRMRKIIQAEEPEKLVVKMWLYPYLTWATAGLIVFVLGYMLTDTEGASSGRTTVLLSLLVAAFVLGVAVVKERVRGRRSDVVGGSEVQDKIKVG